The Rosa rugosa chromosome 1, drRosRugo1.1, whole genome shotgun sequence genomic sequence AACTACTAATTGGAATAGTCTAAAGTCAATACTGAACTAAAAATGATCCAAAAATCAATGAACTTGTTTAACTGATACTAAATCCTAGATACGCATAACTAACTTGATGCTTGTTGGTTCATAAAGGTTGCCATGAACTGCTCAAACTTTTTGCCTTGCTCCTGCAATTCTTGGATCAGCACGTTTTGTGCATCAATCTTTTCTTGTTGAGCCTTTATAGTATCTTGGGTCTCTTCAAGTTTATCTTCTAACTCTTTATTCTTCTCAGACATTTCATCTAGTGATGATCGAGAAGTGCTAGATGGTGGAGGCCTAGGGCCGAAACCACAACCCTTGATGTAGCCTGATTTTACTCCAAGAACCTTTGCACATATTTCATCATCATTCATAGTTCGATTCCCATCAGGAAGGGTTGTCTCAGTTCGCATCTTAACCATTTGATCctgcaaataaaagaaaatacatgCAAGTGTGTATGCTTAGTTCCTAGTAAATCAAAATAATCTCTTGTAATCTATAGGTATATTCATCATCTTAATCTATGTAATCGTTTTTTATATAAATACATATCTACGTATGAATATGCATATATAGTTATACATCTATAATTCAAGTTATATTATATACATCAATAGGTCACTTACCCATAATTCTTTCGCTCCCAAGTCCCAACCTTTTTTAATGCTTTTGTACTCCATTTCAAAGCGTTCAATTGCACCTAGCATCTCCCCTGATTGTGCAGCCTATTGcattaaacaaaaaaatgttgttgaatttggcgggttttacataattttccgccaaacaaataatgacgaaatctttattttctcgctaattgcttcttttgacgaggaaatagttgATCGTAAAACATGGACTTTTAGCGAAGAAACCATAATTTCGTCGtcgttgaatttggcgggttttacataattttccgccaaactaataacgacaaaATTGTTAATTTCTCGTTGAATGTCTTTTTCGCGATGAAAAAATTCCTCACTGAAGTCTCCTATTTCCTCGGTAATAACATGATGACTTAGGAGACCAATTTATGGTCACCTTTAGTGATGAACTGAAATATTCGTCGTAAAAAGTGGTATATAGTGAGGAAAATATGTTTATCGCAGAAACCTACTGACATTTAGTGAGGAATCAACATATTCCTCGTAAAAAGTGATATTtactgaggaaaataaattcctcgcAAAAAAATTGGTCGCTAAAAAGACTTTCTGTTGTAGTGCCCATAATATCCACGAAAGAAGCGGTTGAAGCTATTACTTGACAGCAAACATAGGGAGACAAGCATTTGGTTATAAAGCTATCAATCTGCACGCGGCAACCagcactactagaaatttccccaatagGGACTAACTAGTAGCCACTAAAACTAGTtcagtgggaaatggaaatagtAAGTGAGGAAATGCCACTGATGTGAATTATTGGTGGGATGAGTCCAAGTTCACACTGTACATCAGTGGGTAAGTGAGGAAATGCATATATTTGTGATTAATTCATAATTAAACCCACTGATATCAGTGTCAAACACGGTAGTGGAGCTGACGTGTGTCAGTTATCGGTTTTGACAATCATTTTTAGCCGTCGGATTAGTGATGGAAGAGCTGATCGAACGATgagggaaaactttcttcaatATAACCCCTTCACCCCTTCAGAGTCCAAAACTTCAAACCAAATCTAGATCTGGAGGTTTCTcccatcatctctctctctctctctctccgtctcCATACCTAAACAAGATCTACTTTTTTTCTCCCGTTCTAATTTTCGATCTCTCTCCAAACTATTTAGTGTTTTCAATCCTCTGGGTGACTGTTGCAGTAAGGATAAGATCGTCTCCCATCACTTGTCAGCCAGGGATGGCCGATTCGTCGTCGTTTTGGAGAAACCGTGCTATATTCAGTTCGAGTACTTGGTGTACTACGAGACCCGCATCACCGGAAAGCTGAGCTACGGCGCGATCACGGATCTGAAGGGCATTCAGGTACAAAGTTTGTTCTTTTGGTTCGACCTGGATGAGATCAGGGTCGATTTGCCGCCGTCCGATAGTATTTACTTCACCGTTGGGATCATGAACAAAAGCTCGATGTCGATCAGTTCCAGAATGTTCATTCTTGCCGGGACGGGCTTTCGGGTACGGGTTCGGTTTCTTGCCTCGGGTTGTTGAAACAGGTCATTCTGCTTTGATTAAAGTTTGATGCTTTTTGATATTTATGGTTAAATTTGGATCtttatttttctgggttttggattgTTAATATGCATTTTGGATTAATATCCTTCTGCATTGTGAAAATGAATCAAACTTTTCTTTGTGCATGTAAATGTTGAAGCTTGTTCTGCTTGAAGCTTCCTCTGCCTCGGTTTCGTCGATTCTTTCGATATATATAAACATCAAGGTAATTCACTCGTACCAAGTATCATCTCTAATATCATCAAAACAGATTCTTGATTCATTTTGCATTGGATTCTGGGCCTTTTGATAACTGGGTTTCTCTCTGATTTTGCTAAGGAGGtttgttctttttcatttttgactTTGATTAGAATGTGATTGAACATTGAAAATGGAATAAAGGAGAGATCTTTCAATGTTCCTTTTTAAAAGCAAATATTGGGTTCCTTAAACATGGTCCtgttattactatttttttttgtgatttatGATTGTGATGCATGAGGTTGACGAACATGTTTATCTGAGATGTATTAGCTTGTTGTTTCCCTTAGCAATGTATAAGTTTGTGGGTTGTTGGGAAAATTGTATGATTAACATTCATCTAATGTGGGATTTGACTTACACACATTTGAAGGGATAAAAGTCATTGAGAGAGAAATGTTATTATTCCCCAAAGCTTTGATCATTTGTATATTACAAGTTTCTTTGTTCCCATTTGTGTAATCGTTGTACTTTTGTTATTTACTTGGGATATTTATGATTGTTCAGAACGGCTACTGCTGTGTTTCACCAATCCATTGGAACTCACCAGTCCCATGGACATCTGTAGAACTCTGGCATGTTTATTTTTCATGGGAAGGGGATTGCAATGCAGGAAGTTTTATGTTTGATATCTTAATCAGTTAGCATCTTTACTCATTAGAGAGTACCTGCATTTCATTTGTCAGGTTGAGGATGCTCAAGGCCATGAAGCACTAATAGAAGGGCTTACTGATTCAATAGCTGGATCTTTTGTATACAGTATAATGACTCTCAGCTACAATATTTGCTTTTTGGTATGTGGTGATTTTTCTTTCACGTAATACAAGTGTTTACAAAAATGTCATTATGGTGAACTTGAAGTTTTGGATAATTGTAAATGTCAACAGAAACAAAGGGAGGTGGAATCATAAAGGATAGAGAAGATGTCGGAGGAACATGCAGCCGTGAACCTGCTTTCTAACTGTGCTCGAGGCTCGACATGGTAAAATATTCCATCTACTAACTTTGATTTTCCCTTTTGTCTGCATGCCGTCAATTTCAATTTGTCTGCATGACTGTTGTTAATACTTGTAAACATGTGCAGTGCATTTGCTGTTGCATATGTGCTTAAAATGTGTCTGACATGGTTAATATGAGGCTTATTTTTAGGCAAGTAATTGAACACCACCACTTAAAGTAATGCTTTGTTGTTTTTATGCATGCAGAACATCACTGGCAGATTCATTGGCAGATATGGTATGATTGCAGAAAAGAATACATCtacctttgttttctttaaggTACTAACTTCTACATATAAATATGTGTTGGGATAGTGATTTAGACTGTTGCTTGAAAGTGGCTATTAGTTGTCGATTGTTTGGTTTGGGGCTGGTATATTATTCTGAGTATCTTGTTTTGCTATCAATGTGGAGTTTTATAATCCTCCTGTACAAGAACTCATTGTTTTCCTTCTTGGACAATTTTTGTTATGTGTTGTTAAGATGTTAAATTTTGGATACTGATTGAATTGAATAAATTTGCTATGTTGGCTGCTTTATATCTCAGTTTCATTCTTGTGTATGTTGCGAGTATTTTATTGAGCTCTTCATTTGTTTGACAGAAATTATATGAAAGTTGCTGCAGGAGAGGTAGCATATGCAGCTATGGGGAGGAACATGAAGagatttatgtttttttatgttgtattttatttgaagtTATATATGGATTGTACAGTATATTTTAGAATTATATGAAGagatttatgtttttttatgttgtattttatttgaagtTGTATATGGATTGTACAGTATATTTTAGAATTATATAGTACATTTTGGTGGGccaaattgtaatttttttttatatattcaccaaattttgccacTGATGTTGGTGGCATTGAGAAAACACACTGATACAATAACAGTGGGAGAGAAAAAGGTTATATGCTGCATTGGATTTTGGTATGCCACTGTTGTTTTAACAGTGTGCACTGTCCCAATAGCACCTGCAATAGAGGGCACTGATATCTCATtagtggctgcatagtggctaatgGCATTAGCCACTATTATCAGTGTGATTTGTCCCAATAGGGACTAATTCAAATCAGTGTgctttggggaaatttctagtagtgcaGAAACTAAAGCCTGAGTTCTCACGAATAAGTGGCGGTCGTTCAACGTTAGAAATGTCTATTTGTTCCATCGACTTTGATAAGTCATCAATTGAAAATGGAATGCTGCAGTATAAAATGATTATCAAAGGTTGGTGTCAGTTACTTAAGTaacaacaaagaaaactaaCTGAAATAGGATAGGAGAAAGGCCAAGTCACAGCATGTAGCATATTCAAAGTGTTGTCATAAGGGTGTTCCGTTTAGATAGCCCATCACTCCATTAATCACATTTGAGTTCTCAATTTGTATGCCAGGTTGAGCATCATTCAAAACTAAACTTGCATTATGCTCATTTCCTTCTTCACTAGAAATCTGCAACAATCTTTCTCCACTTGATCCCCTTCACGCTCTGTTGAAGGAACTTTCCTGATCTTTCTGACTTCTGAAAGTGCAGCTCAGCAAAGGGGACTAGGAGATGGGGAATCTATttagagctctctctctctctctctctctctctctctctctctctaattcaaAGAGAGAAACTTATTCAATTTGTTGATTGGAGAAAGCAGCGATTGTTGGTATTCAaatgaggggaaaaaaaaattagtaatgctaggtgaaccacctTTTGGGAAACTACCTAGAGCCCATCTTAGGTGGCAGCTTATGTGGCGTATCCATATCATTAAAGCATATATAAtttcttatttttatatttctatgttttcttaattacaaaaattcctttttttttctttcttttttaatttcttgattttatcttttaaaccctattttttttctttgtgatatTATCTGGGCAACGTCTTCTCTACCAGacgttgttttcttttctcctcctctcacCCCTCCTCAACCCTCTCACCTCTTCTTCAATTGATCAACGCCTTCTCAATTTCATCTCGGTTTCCTCGCAAGTATCGTCAACAAACCCTCTGCCTAAAcatggttatttttttttttcttcctgaGTATGAGACACAAATAGCATAGCTTGtttgaaattagggtttaggggagGAGTGGATTTGAATAGACAAAATTACTTAAACCCTAATTTCAAACAAGCTATGCTATTCGTGTTTCATACtcaggagaaaaagaaaaagaaaaggaaaaaaaaactaaccacTTTTAGGTAGAGGGTTTGTTGACGATACTTGCGAGGAAACCGAGATCAAATTGAGAAGCCGTTGATCAATTGAAGAAGAGGTGAGAGGGTTGAGGAGGGgtgagaggaggagaaaagaaaacgtCTGATAGAGAAGACGTTGCCCAGATAATATCACAAAGAAAAACATAGGGTTTaaaagataaaatcaagaaagtaaaaaagaaaaaaagaatttttgtaattaagaaaacataaaaatataaaaatcagaaattatgaTACGCCACATAAGCTGCTACCTAAGGTGGGCTATATGTGGTTCCCCAAAaggtggttcacctagcattactaaaaaaaaaaaactgggttTAAATTGGATAAATCTGAAATTAGCAATATTAATTACTGAAATAAACCCACTATGAAAAGAATCTTATCCTTTTCTTTGAAACCTCATTTCAATTCTTATCACCCGTCTTCTTTTTTCCATCCTCTCCACTCCTGACCTCaaatctttcatttttttttccgtctttttgttttgttatcaAGTGTATCCATTCATGGAAGCTAAAAGAATTTGTCCATGACTATCAAGTGTATCCTCTCCAGTCTTGGATTTGAATGGAAATGCAACAGTATAcaaagggaagagagagagagagagaggtaaagagaagaagagaatatgagaggagagagattgtttttggttttcaaagTACAGATGAgagttattcaaaaaaaaaaaaatacagatgAGAGAGAAGCTGCTAACTGCTGAGTTTCTCAATTCGAGGGTTGAAGATAAGGGTAAGATCGGAAAGAATGAAATAATGAAGTACTTATAGACCATTGGATTTAATAATATCCACGTGTCATCATCTCCTTTGAAGCTCAGGTAGGTCAGGTGAAAACTAAGCTcaagagaggatcctctccccaTGAAAAGACTAAAACATTTTTAGGTCAATGCTCTTAAATGCGTACCTTACGTACACTTCTTTACCTCCAGGCCTTACATGTTTTTTCTGCTTTCGATTTTGACACATCACGTTTATCACATGGCCCGAAAGGGAGATGTCTGGAATACGCAGGCTGCAAGTTAAAGCCCAACGTTGACCGCATTGTTGGAGCAAGTATGGCCACCAGTTTCTCTGAGATGGGGCTATTCAGTAATTGCAGTAAGACGGAGCCGTTATCAGTAAAAACTTAGAGCCTTTATGATAAAAATAGGAGGGTTTTATGATATTCAGATATTTCCTACAAACTGACAAAAGTCAGTCTTGTACTCGAGAATGGAACCTGCCTTTACCTTGTGATGGACTAGCTTGTTCTGGTATTGAAGCATTCAGCTCATGTAGGCGTAAAGCAAAATAACTCAAGGATTTGATCATTCAGTTCATGTAGACGTGAAGTATTCAAGGCATTGATGAAACGGAGTCCGGCAAGACCATTTGCCGGTCGACGACGAGATGAAACGGCTCTACGTATTAAATTTGAACCAATCTGGACTATGAGTAGTTATAAACTTTGTGTTGCTCTGAGTTTCATCTGGTAAAATGGAATTTAGGATTCCAGTGATGCCAATTTTTCATATTCtaattttctttaattcaaTTCCCAGAAAAGAATGGTAATAGATCCGTAAATGGTGTCCACACCTAGTTGTTTGATGCTTACATTATCATAATCTCGGAACCATAATGCTATTAAATATATAAATCTGAGTTGGAAGCAAATAAGAATATAATGGACCCAGTAGAACATTCAAATTATGATGA encodes the following:
- the LOC133743157 gene encoding uncharacterized protein LOC133743157 isoform X1, whose product is MLGAIERFEMEYKSIKKGWDLGAKELWDQMVKMRTETTLPDGNRTMNDDEICAKVLGVKSGYIKGCGFGPRPPPSSTSRSSLDEMSEKNKELEDKLEETQDTIKAQQEKIDAQNVLIQELQEQGKKFEQFMATFMNQQASS
- the LOC133743157 gene encoding uncharacterized protein LOC133743157 isoform X2, with protein sequence MLGAIERFEMEYKSIKKGWDLGAKELWMRTETTLPDGNRTMNDDEICAKVLGVKSGYIKGCGFGPRPPPSSTSRSSLDEMSEKNKELEDKLEETQDTIKAQQEKIDAQNVLIQELQEQGKKFEQFMATFMNQQASS
- the LOC133731723 gene encoding uncharacterized protein LOC133731723 — its product is MEIVSEEMPLIVFNPLGDCCSKDKIVSHHLSARDGRFVVVLEKPCYIQFEYLVYYETRITGKLSYGAITDLKGIQVQSLFFWFDLDEIRVDLPPSDSIYFTVGIMNKSSMSISSRMFILAGTGFRLVLLEASSASVSSILSIYINIKVEDAQGHEALIEGLTDSIAGSFVYSIMTLSYNICFLKQREVES